In Candidatus Saganbacteria bacterium, a single window of DNA contains:
- a CDS encoding PAS domain-containing sensor histidine kinase — protein sequence MTQKDRTKERLIEEIKLQQKRIAELETTNAERKREAEEARRMVTVVRDSNDAITIHDFDGRITAWNHGAELMFGYSEKEALQMTIWQLAPPNKAAEQKDFNRRLFAGEKVYSFDTQRLTKDGRLLDVWLTVTKLVDDAGKVIGIAATERDVTERKKTEKEKKAAEESKIATEIKSKFTSMVSHELRSPLAAIKEGVNLVVEGLIGDINDKQKDMLTLVKNNVDRLARLINNVLDFQKIQAKGMEFKLLPNDINEVASEVAKTMNVMAEIKQLSITTNFDDNVPKIKFDKDRINQVITNLVSNAIKLTEKGSIVIGTKAEHDEVHVMVQDTGPGIKNEDIQKLFQPFEQLDSARDRKKGGSGLGLAISKDIITAHKGNIWAESEFGKGATFHFTLPVK from the coding sequence ATGACACAGAAAGACAGAACTAAAGAAAGACTGATTGAAGAGATAAAGCTCCAGCAAAAGCGGATAGCGGAACTTGAGACAACAAACGCTGAGCGCAAACGGGAGGCTGAAGAGGCGCGCCGCATGGTGACGGTGGTGCGCGACTCGAACGATGCGATCACGATCCATGATTTTGATGGGCGGATCACCGCCTGGAACCACGGAGCCGAGCTGATGTTCGGCTATAGCGAAAAAGAGGCGTTGCAGATGACTATTTGGCAACTCGCCCCTCCCAATAAAGCGGCAGAGCAAAAGGATTTTAACCGCCGGCTTTTTGCGGGTGAAAAGGTCTACTCGTTTGATACCCAGCGGCTGACCAAAGACGGGCGCCTGCTCGACGTCTGGCTGACGGTAACGAAACTGGTGGACGATGCGGGAAAAGTAATTGGTATTGCCGCTACAGAACGCGATGTCACAGAGCGCAAAAAAACGGAGAAGGAGAAAAAGGCCGCGGAAGAATCAAAGATCGCCACAGAGATAAAGTCGAAGTTCACATCCATGGTCTCGCACGAACTGAGGAGCCCGCTCGCGGCCATTAAGGAAGGTGTAAATCTCGTAGTCGAAGGCTTGATAGGGGATATCAATGATAAGCAGAAGGACATGCTTACCCTCGTCAAAAATAATGTCGACAGATTAGCGCGCCTGATCAATAACGTCCTGGATTTCCAGAAGATACAAGCAAAGGGAATGGAATTTAAACTCCTGCCGAACGACATCAATGAAGTAGCGTCTGAAGTCGCCAAAACTATGAATGTCATGGCGGAAATCAAACAGTTGAGCATTACAACAAACTTCGATGATAATGTCCCTAAGATCAAGTTCGATAAAGACAGGATCAACCAGGTGATCACCAATTTAGTGAGCAACGCGATAAAACTCACCGAAAAAGGAAGTATCGTTATCGGTACAAAAGCGGAGCATGACGAGGTGCATGTAATGGTGCAGGATACAGGCCCGGGGATCAAGAACGAGGACATACAAAAGCTCTTTCAGCCGTTTGAGCAGCTGGACAGCGCAAGAGACAGGAAAAAAGGCGGCTCCGGGCTGGGACTGGCCATTTCAAAAGATATCATCACCGCGCATAAGGGGAATATATGGGCCGAGTCTGAATTCGGCAAAGGAGCGACTTTTCATTTCACCCTGCCGGTAAAATAA
- a CDS encoding response regulator, whose protein sequence is MAKKILVIDDESDLLKVTLVRLEATGYEVCGGVDGQEALELAKKYAPDLIILDVYLPLINGDEVAKILKKDEELRHIPVILISATTRSLSERAGESGASGFLAKPFEPEELIGLIKKILG, encoded by the coding sequence ATGGCAAAGAAAATCCTGGTAATTGACGACGAATCTGATCTGCTCAAGGTCACATTGGTAAGATTAGAGGCGACCGGATATGAAGTGTGCGGCGGTGTCGACGGCCAAGAGGCGCTGGAACTTGCAAAAAAATATGCGCCCGATCTGATAATACTTGATGTGTACCTGCCCCTGATTAACGGGGATGAGGTCGCCAAAATATTGAAAAAGGATGAGGAGTTAAGGCATATCCCGGTAATTTTGATCTCCGCTACCACCAGATCTCTTTCTGAAAGAGCAGGGGAGAGCGGGGCGAGCGGTTTTCTTGCAAAGCCGTTTGAGCCTGAAGAGTTGATCGGTTTGATCAAAAAGATCCTGGGATAA